From Corvus moneduloides isolate bCorMon1 chromosome 9, bCorMon1.pri, whole genome shotgun sequence:
cctgcacaggacccACGCTGCTCTCCAGGAAAATTCACTGTCAGATGGCACCAGCAATTTCCATCTAAACTCCGCTGGGATTTTACACTGGAAGCAGCCTGTAAATTAAGTAAATATTGCAACATATTTGTAAGACAGCTGTATTAAATGCTTCCAGATATACATTCATCCTCGAGACGTGTGGTCAGATGGGATCCAGGCAGCTTGCATTACTCTGCAACACTTGCTGGGCTCTTGCCATGATTTTCTCATCTATCATGTGTTTGGAAGCTTgaaatgttattattttttttggcATTACTGTTACATTTCATCTGTCATCACTGAGTGCTGCAGGAACACACAGGGACAGATGGGCCTGGACTCTTCCTCCTATCTGAATAAACACAGGCACAAccagggaaagcagctgctgcaagatCACACTCTGGGGCAAAGTACCCAATTGCCACCTAAATTTCACCTGCTCAGTAAACCAGTTCTTCTGCAATGAATTCCAACAGTGTGAGTTAAATCAGTGAGGAAGAGCCTCTCCTTCTTCTGCTTAGGTGTCTAAAGTAAGCGGAGAAATTCACAAgacccagaaagaaaaaaaattcccaaatttcaCAGCCTGCTGTGTCCATGGTTGGGGTATGGGATGGAAATTTTTCAGTGTAAGTGGGTTGTTTTATGTTGGTGGCCTGACCTGTCGTGTCCCCACTGCCATCATGTGAACATCTGCAGCATCGAGCCAACCCTCCAGAGGCTCTCTGCAAACGTTTGACAACCTTCCAAGTGTCCTTTAACACCCAACTGCAGTTTCACCAGTCTCAAATGTCCAGAAGGTCAAGCCAAGCTTCTGctccccctgccagcccccccAGACTGCTGCGGCTATCAGAAGACCCTTGTACCTGCTTTTTCATGCTGGGATCTTCTTCTGGATTCCTCCAGAGCTGTAGATTCTTCTGGTGCTAACAGATCGTTCTGGCCTTGTCCCAGGCCCTTACAATGATCAAACCAGTACTGTCCCTTTTCACTTTTCTCCgcttgcagctctgcagcaacttcacttttccttttgaacTTTCATGATTTCTTTCCCTGCAAAACCCTCTGAGTTATCTTCCCCAGGCTGTGAGTGTTCATGGCCCCTCTTGCTGTGAAACCtctgaaatacaggagaaaggcttttctctcccctccacCAGTGAAATATAGAATGCAGAGGCTGGAGGCTGGGTTAAGCACCCAGTTTTGCTATCACCCAAGCTCAGATTCTTGCTCCAAATCCCCATAAATGTGGGTTTAGCCACTCTGTCCCTTATGTTCCCTCCGTATCAGCTCAGCACTTGACATCTCACTTGACCTTCACGACAACCCATATGCTTTGGCTTCGTGCTCAACAGTTGTTATTGGTTATTTTATAACTATAAGGGAGCCAGTTTGGTAAAAATTGACTTTGTTCACGGTCAAACCAACTGTCCAGGGACTTTGTCACCACTAAGAATTTCTGGGTTGTTATAAAAGTTTCATCTGTGGCTGCACCAGAAACTCCATCCACTGGCCTGTCCCCTCCacttgtgggtttgggggtatTTATGACTTATTTTTTACATCATTACTGAAAGGTGCCAGCCAAATCCAGATTGGTCAGTCTGGCAATGGGATAGGTGCCACAGGAAATTCCAGACAGCTCCATTGGCAATGAACAAAGGCTCAAACATCAGAcctccctgttttccttgtGCAGACCTTGCGAGAGACCCAACTACACAACATCATTAGATTTAGGAATTTGCTGCAGGTCTTCACGTGAGAGTTTGTCATGGCAAACTGGGTCCCTCATGCTCTGGCTCCCACCAAAGCCCTCCCTAAGAAATGCCTAACCCGACAGATTGTAGCTTTCTGCCTCTTAAAGATCAACCTTTAACTCTCCCCTGAACTTTCACACAGATCCAGCTGGCTCAGTATAACAAGAAACACTAATTTTCATGAAGATGGCCAAGTGTGTGAAAAGGTAATGCTGCTCAGTGTAGTGCCTACCAGGGATGTTCTCCAAGGCAGTGACATTGAACATCAGATAAACAGTACGTTTTATCAACAAAATGACTCTACAGGCAGAAAAAGTGGGACATGGCATATTTTAGACTAAAAACTAAAGGAAAGTGCCCAAACATCAGAAGTCCTGTATCTCAGAGATGTGTTACATTGAAGAGAAGCACTCACAAAGTTCAGCAGCCCCTATGTTGTATCCTATCAGACTATCAGCCTCCACAAATGATAACCCATTTATCCTCATAATATCCCAAGACACAAATGGGACATTACTTCAGCCCATCTGGGGATCCTCCTTTTCACAATATGCCTGGAAGTCACCCACACACATATGCTTCCAGTCCCAATTCTCCACCAGCTCCACATTGCCATTCCAGGTTTCTGGGCTTATGGGATGTGGGTCCAGGTaaccagcaggagctgcacagggatTCCTAGGAGGGTCCTACCTGGGCCCTAACCAATCACTTCAATAGAGAGGTAAATGCAGTGATACAGAGCCTTTTTTGGAGAAGGTGAGATGCCATGTGGACAGAGGAAGGAGGGCTCACCAGCACGGTAGAGGGAACATGACCTTCCATCACACCTCCCCATCATGTGCTCTCCACCTTGATGCCGCTCActtcactgctctgcagcatttcctctcCTTGTCTCATCTACTGGCCATGGTAATTCCTCTGGACTGCAGTTTTGTCTCCTGCCTTCTCTGTGGCAGGAGCCCTCGGGGAGCAGGGCCACATCCCTTGTGAGCTGCTGGAGTTATGTCCATTCTCTCGATtacagcccagcagtgctgggtgatgCTGCAGTCACCCAGAGCGCTGCTTTTACAGATGAAGGTGGCTGAATCCATGCAGCTCACTCATTGGGAAGAGGTGGCCTTTGTGTTCCTCACCTCATGCGGGCAGATGGATGGCTTCTATACCTGAACTGTCTGAGGACAGCACAGAGCTCAACTAGAGCCCCAGCCTGCCTACATCtcacctccttcctcctctgtctTTGTCCACCTGGGCATGGAGGACTGTGAGTGTgtgacagtgctgctgggacttcagagaaagcaggaaagatTCAGAGGCTATCTGTTATCCAGGTTGCAGGGGCAGGCTGCAGAAAGCAGGTCAAAGGGCGAGTgggagcacaggctgctggctgagctgacGCAGTGTTTGCCATGATGTTCCAGCAGCTATAAATTGCTGTCAGCTCCATTTCGCCAgactctgctcctgcagaggaggagggagaggattTTTACCTGCACTGAGCTCCCCACCTGGCTCAGGTGTGAGAGCAGCAGGTGAGAAACAGGCAGGAGAAGGCAGTGTCCCGGACCAGCATGGCATCTCTGCTGGACAACATAGCCAGACCTTCTGCTGTCGTCCTGcagctgtctgtgctgcttGGTGTAatctttgtgctgctgaaggTGCTCCAGTTCTACCGGGAGAGGAAGAAACTCACCAAAGCTCTGGAGGCATTCCCTGGCCCCCCAAAACACTGGCTCTATGGCCACAATCACCTGGTAAGGAGTGAGCTGGGCTCAGCCAGGGTGGGTTTATCCCAACTGTGCAAGGCATCAGTCAGGATGAGAAGGACTGCATGGGGTGTGTGTGTCCCCTGCTCCTGTGTCTTCCTTCAGGAGAGGACCTCTGCAGAAGGAGTGCCAAGACTTCTGCAGGGCAAGAGGAAAGGGTGCTGGATATGAGGTGTACATCATTTGGCAAAAAAGAGTCATGCTCTTTTCAATCATGCCCTCAAACATAGAGTTATGGGACTTCCATGAAGTTCTTTGAGTATGAGCAACCATAAAACGTCTCTTTGTTACATGAAACCTTCTACCAGTAGGAGTGCCTTGCCCTATAGCCACTGAAGAAGACGGCCACAAAAGCAGGGAATTTTAATGCAGCCATTTCCATCATTCTATGGTGAAGATGTTTTGCTTTCACCCTGCATGCCCACCTTGCACTGCTGAAATTAGGAACAGGGGTGTGACAGCCTTGGTCTGCCTGGCCTGTCCACCAGGCATCCTGGCATTGCCCATGCCAGCTGTAGACTCCCAAGTGCAACACGGAGCTGCTCCGAGCCTGGGCCATCCTAAGgtggctcagctgcagccagcccagcaaGGGACGCTCCGTGGAGCTGTCTTGTGCTGCAGGGATTTGGTGGCTCAGGCAGCTTTTCCTCTTGTGCACGGTCCCCTTGCAATGCTCATCCTGTCCTCCACCTGCAGCACAAAAGCCCCTGTGTGGCGAGTCCGCCCACTCTTCCTTCATTTCCCAAGAGAGAATGTCTTGCATGTGCTTTCCATGAGAGTGCAAGTTTAacctctgctctcccttccaTGTCcctctttttttgcctttattaaTCCCTGATTAATTCTCATTGCAGATACATTCTGAAAATTTTTTACATCAGATAGTGTCATGGGGAGAAGAATATCCCTATGCCTTTCCCCGATGGTTTGGACCAGTCTTGCCTTCTCTAGTTGTCCATCATCCTGAATATGCCAAAAGCATACTTGGCCGAACAGGTAAGTCTCTACATTTGGTTTTGAGAAGTCTTTGATGCTTTCCTACCAAGAAAATACTGGGAAACTTACCTGGAATCATCCCCTCTGCCAGCTTCCTTCACAGCTATTGCAATTCTTTTGCTCCTCTTCATGAACTGCCAGCCTGCCCCAGGTTTTATGGAGCAGTTTGTATTCTTGTGCAAAACAGTGACCAGGTTCCTGGGCACTGTTACTTCCAGTTTCCTGTCAGTTCCCAGTTTGAGGGTCATTTGTCTTATTGTCTTCTATGGATTCTACCACTGCAATATTTGTGCTTCCCAGTAAACCCAGTAAAAAGGGTGAGCTGGCATGGCAATGGCTCTCAGAAAGCATCTTaagttttctcctctgctcccttctgTGGAGCATGTGAGTGTTAAATACGGGGCCATCCCCAGTAACTCCCATCCATTGttctcagttttaaaatttgccgtggctgtttcttttccacacgcatttttttgttctttctctgttttttcaagTCGACTGCCATCATAATTGTAGATGACCGCTTTTAAACGCTACCTCTGGTGGTACAATATTTTATGTCTTGAAATGAGAGTAATCCCATCTTGTGATTTAGAGGGTGAAATCCGTTGCAAATTTATCCTGAATTTCCTCTTTTGTTGTGTTGAATTCATTATTCATGTATTTCTGATACCTGCTCTGTTTTACAGATCCCAAGGCTAGTCTACCCTACAGATTCCTAATTCCCTGGATTGGTAAGTCAGAAGAAGAGTAAGGATGTCAGAGCTATGATCAGAGCCTGAAGGAGCTGATTGTCCCTTTGCTGTTTGTGCCTtcagggaaggggctgctgaTCTTGGAAGGAAGCAAATGGTTCCAGCACCGGAAGATGCTCACCCCAGCTTTTCATTACGATGTTCTGAAATCTTATGTGACCCTGATGTCAGACTCTGTCAAAGTGATGCTGGTAAGAATCCCCACTCCTGCTACTTTTACATTTCAGCtgtgaaacagtgaaaataatcaGATCTGTGAATGAGTGAGAGAAAGAGACTGCACTTAGATAATTTCTAGAGTTTCACTGAACTTTTGGAGTAGTTTGGAAGTTCTGAAATTTCTCCCTTCACCTTCAGTGTCCCTTTGGACTCTCcacttattctttctttttttgccaatAAAATCAACCACTGCAAGAATATCCTTTCATACCTTGACATGATAcacctggaaaaagaaatgcacagaAGAGTTAGATTAGATTAATGGAATATATCATGAACTACGGCCTCTGcttccagaaaagaaagcaattagCACTGTGGATCTGGGAAGAGGGACGGGAAAACTTGACCTGACCACAGATGGTAGTCTGTCTCTCCTTACCCCTGTCTCTCCCTCTAGGATAAATGGGACAAGCGTATCAAGGAGAGGAAGTCAGTGGAGCTCTTTCAAGATGTCAGCTTGATGACACTAGACAGCATCATGAAATGTGCCTTCAGCTTTAATTCCAACTGTCAGACTCAGAGGTCGGTGCCTGAATTTCTAAACCCTGGCAAAGCAAGTGCTCCTGTTTCACCATTCATTTTGCTAACACCAGCTTTAACCTTGGCCTCCTTACAGCAACTCCCACTATTACATTAGAGCTGTTTATGACCTGAGCTGCCTCCTGAACAAAAGAATCCagactttttctttcaaggatGTCTTCTACGACCTGACTCGCAAAGGCCGTGAGTTTCAGGATGCCTGCAAGCTGGCCCATACCCACACAGGTATTCCTGCCCCTTTCTCCCCAGTCCTGTCCCCCAGCTGAACCTCTCCCCCACTTGTCTCTGGAGTGGCACAGAGCAAGGTTGCAGTATGCGTTGGCCAGAGGGTTACACATTAAACAAGAGCCCAAGCTGATGACCGAGTGGTCAGGTACATGAGGGTACTCTGAAGAGGCAGGATGCACCGAACTGATCTCTCTTCTGTGCAGATCAGGtaatacaagaaagaaagatgTTGCTCTCCAACGAGAGGGAACTTGAAAAGATCCAGAAGAAGAGACACCTGGATTTTCTGGACATTCTGCTTTGTAGCAAGGtgaatgttttaaattattgtaCCAAATGCCAAAGAACAGAACCATGTGGCACCGAGGGTGCAACAGCACAAGAAAGGAAGCACAAGAGACACCAAATCCTTCAAACCCTTTgggtataaaaataaaaggcctGTGTGATTAGGCATTATATGCTCTCCTCTTCATCAGGATGCAAATGGAGTTGGATTGTCCGATGAGGACCTGCGTGCTGAGGTGGACACCTTCATGTTTGAGGGTCATGATACCACGGCCAGTGGGATCTCCTGGCTCTTCTACTGCATGTCATTGCACCCTGAGCACCAGCAACGGTGCAGGGAGGAGATCCAGGGAATCCTGGGAGATCGAGACACCATTGAGTGGTGAGCTAGGAGTGCTTATTCCGTTATCTTGAACTCTTTTTCTTACCCTTTAAGGCTTTTGACATGGTCTCctacaacatccttctctctaaattggagagatATGGGTGGACTGTTCAGAGGTTGAGGAATTGTTTGGAAGGTGGCATCCAGCAGGCAGGGGTCAATGTCTCAATGTCCAGATCAGTGACAGGTGGTATCCCTCAGGGGTCCATACTGGGGCCAGTACTGTTTAttatcttcatcagtgacatAGACAaagggattgagtgcaccctcagcaagtctgcTTTCAGGGAAGACCTTGGGAAGATGACCTACACCACGATGTGCATCAAGGAGAGCTTGCGCCTGTTCCCACCAGTTCCTGGTGTGTCCCGACAGCTCTCCAAACCCGTCACATTTCCTGATGGACGCAGCTTGCCAGCAGGTCTGTTGAGTTTGTTCATCCTTCTTGCGGCTGTCCGTGACAAGCGGGGCTTCCTTGCTGTGTGTGGAGAGGCTGAAGGGTCTTCCAGACTCCCTTCTTTCTCCCAAGGGCTGTATGGAGCTACCATGGCTTTGCCACCACAGCGAGCCTGTAAAGGGTGGCCAGACAGAGTCCAATGACATGCTCCAGGGTGGTGGGGTGTTCACAGAGCTCAGAGGGGACTTGTGGAGTGTTGTTCCCAGCCAAATCAAAGTGATACACTGATGAGAGAAAGGGGCCTAGCTCTAAGGCCattcttttttccatgtgaGGTTTCCAGGAGATCCCTGCCAGATCTCCTGCAACAGCcgctgcagagctcagggaggGAGAGAATCCCAAAAACACCTCTCCTGCATCTTCACTCTGAGGTGTCAtcagctttttctcccttttctttcacagGCTGCCAGATTGGACTGAACATATTTGCTATTCACAGGAACCGGGATGTCTGGGAGGACCCCGAGGTATTTCACCTTTATAACAGGAAAGGGAAGATGATCTCTGAGCCCAGACATCCATTCCCCTTGGACCAGGCAGCCTGTGCCTCCCTgctatgttttttttttcccttgtcatTCCAACAGTCCACATCCAAATGCAAAGTTCAGTTGAGTTACCAAACACCCCAAAGGCTTTGAATATGAGAAAGTGCTGGGAATGGGTGTTCAATAGTCTCTTTGTGCACGGTGACACAGAGATATCCAGACTGCTTTCAGCTGCCCACTTAGAATGGTTTGAGAAGTCCCCAAGCCCTTCAGGCCGGGGAGTGATTTGAAGATGATATTTTAGAGGCTTCAAGAAATAACTGGAAAGTTTGAGGCAGGGTGCATAGCTGCCTCTCTGTCTGGAGAACAAGGATCAGGCATCTCTGGAACAGAGGGATCCTGACTTGGTCATTACTGCCATGGATAAGGAAACACCTGCAGGCATCTTGGGCATTGTGGTGGGTGACCTGGATATCTCCAAGGGGAAGATCCACTCGGTGGCTTTGTAGAGAGATGACTGTCatctgcagctctcccaggaagagcagaggcCATGTCCAGCCCTAACTTGGGGACCAGGGAAGACCTTGGTGCTACTCAGATCAGACCAAACACCGAACAAATGGTCTTTGTTTCCCCCACAGGTTTATGATCCCCTGAGGTTTTCTCCAGAGAACTCAACACAGAGGCACTCCCAtgctttcctgcctttctctgctGGATCCAGGTGGGAGATCCTTCAGCCCTCTCCTTCCCATCAGGCTGCCTTGCATGTGAGACCTAGCTCAGAGTCAAGCCCCTGCAGCTAATCCTCCCTCAGTCTCCACAAGCAAAGTTGGCCTGGCCAACTCAAGCAGGCTTTCTGTAACAGGATTTCCTATTACAGCATCTCCTGTAATGGGATTCCCATGCTCTGTCAGCTCCAGAGCACTTCCCACACCCCAAGCTCTGTGGTCACAGTAGgatttcacacattttttgtGTGGCTTTGTGGAGATGTTTACATTTTCTCTTGCCTGCAGTGGGAACACAGCTCCCTTGTTTAGGGGTGAATCCGAGTGCACCTCCAAGCCAAGCTGGGCCCACCTCTCTGTGGTTCCAATGCTGTATCGATAGACAGATGCAGGATACTGAGGTCTCAGTAACTTGCAAGAGGATCACCACACAGAGCCAGAAATAACCTTTTAGAGGTGTCTGGATCCTGGCTGCACTTCTTAGTGAAATAAGCCCCAGTTCTCTCAATCTTGTATCTTTTTCCAATGCctattaataagaaaaatagcAATACCCCACCACAGAATTGAGTTCATCAGGGGCTTACTAGATAAGCTGTGGTGTCATCCTCGCAGCAGCTGGAAGTCCCCCAGCTCACACATGGGGTGAGTCCAGCTTGGGGGTGGTCAGGGACGAAGGCAGCAATCGGAGCATTTgtcaccccctccccaggaaCTGCATCGGGCAGCAGTTTGCCATGAACGAGATGAAGGTGGCGCTGGCCTTGACCCTGCTCCACTTCGAGCTCCGCCCAGACCCATCCAAGCTTCCCATAATGGTACCACAGATCATCCTCAGGTCCAGCAACGGGATACACCTGCATTTGAAGAAGATTTTCTGATCCTGTGGGGTACCATGGCAGAGGGGCAAGAGCTCTCCCAGGGGAGACCCTCCACCCAGAGGTTTAAGAGGGGAGTGCCAAACAGACCCACAGTGGCCACATTGGACCTCTCCCATATTAacccttgtcctgctgctgtccagagGTGCTCTTTGCAAACACCAAACCCAGCAGGTGCAGGTCCCCTCCTTGCAGGGGGAGCAGCACTGCTAAGGGTGTTCCACAGCATGGCTGTGGCTCATCCTTCACCTCCACGGGCGTCCTCCATGTCCTGCTCATCTCCTCACCTCCAACCTGCCCTCATACGCTCCCTGACAGGACTTCTGTCACCCATCTGTGGATTTGTCCCATTGTCAGTTCCCCGCTTGGGCTTGGCAGTGAACAACGCCCGGCATGGTTTGCACGGATGCCTAAAGCCTGGGCGCTGCCCCAGCgcagtccctgccctgcctccagcctgggtgtgccagggcaggagggctccTCCCGGCAGCTTCACTGCATCCCCACGCACCACCCTCCAAAAGattcctgctctggggctggcaCTGTGCCCACCATTATGGAGATGAATGCCTGTGGTTGTTTTCTGCCCCAGCTCTGAACTTCCTTGGGCTGAGGGTAGTCAGGAGCCAGCGCAGAAACCTGTCACCAGCTAACCTGGAGGAAGCACTTGGCACACTGGAAACAGCATGTGATCAGCCTTGTTCTCCTCTCTGAAATGAGAATAAAGCCTTGTGGGGATGATCTCCCAGCATGGCTTTGGCTTCCTTTGCATCTGGGGGTGCAGCAGGCCAGAGGCAAGGCTGTGCCCGAGGGTGCAGCCCTGTCAGTGTTTTGTCAAGCCACAAGCACTGTTTGCACGCACCCTGTTGAGCCTGAGGAGCCTGTTTCCACACATCCCACCCATCCATCACCTCACCTTTGACTCCAGGAGTTCCCATGGTAAGGAAACAACTGAAATGATATGTGgtcaaacaaagcaaaacagaaatacacACTGCACACACAAGAGTGCTGGCGGTAAGAACAACATCAGCTTGCAAAATAAAACTGGAGGAAACATGGGTCTGCCTCCAACCCTGTCCTGCAGAGGCTGAGAGTCGACAGCTCAGTTCATGAATGGCCTGCCCAAGGGGTGCAGGTGAGCACTGGCCCTGGGACTGGGCTTGTtgtgggggcacagggagcctTTCCCCAGCACCAGTCAAGGTGGACCATCTGGATGAGCTGCAAGTCCGGAGTGTGAAATGGATCACTAGGTGGCAGTGGGAGACCCAGAAAAAGCCCTCCTTGGTCCCTGGTAAAACCCCCTGGGCTTGGCAGGCAGCTGATGTACCCTATCCCTGGGGacatccctgtgcccaccctCAGCTGAGCAGCCACTGTTCTGTCACAGTCCTTGGCGTGTAGATGGCATTACCCACAGCCCGGGGGAATTTTGTCACTGCGAGGGCCTGGGCACCCAGCGGGCATCAGGGGAAACTAAAGCATGAAGGCCTGCATATGTGCCATGCCACAGTGACAGACTGTGCAGCTTTCACCCACAGCAATGGCATCACCAGAATCACTGCAGGCACCAACATATCCAAAccatgtctgtctgtctgtctctctggGCAGCTCTCTGCTGATGGCCAGATCAGGACAGCCAATCTGACCATCTCCCCATCTGACTGAACCCGTGcagccctcctgctccccacctctgctgcctgctgtatCCTCAGTTGGAGAAACAAAACTCTCCTCAGGCTGGATCCAGACCTTTGTTTTGGCTGTCTGGATACCAAAAGGGACAGGGATGCTGAGATTAACCAGCAAGGTGCAgcttgtgtttattttgcaaGGCAGCTGGAGACCAAGTTCCTcttctcccagccctccccttcccacccacagAAGGAGACTGGATGTAGATCGTGTAGATGCCAGTGCCAccaccctggcactgctgttgAGCTCAGGTCTGAAAGGTCAGACTCCTGCTGTCCTcgtccccagctccagcacagtgAGGCCTTCAGAGGGCAGTAGTTTGGTAACACCTTTTCATTACCGAAAAATCCTATTTGTCAGACACTTCAGCCACTCATGTGGGAACAGACAAACCACCTTGAAGCTCTGCTCATCTACTCTCCAGCAGGTGGTCCAAGAAACGAGCTTTGGGTGCGCTTGGCCACAAAGACTCATCCCAGTCTCCTTGGTGGTGGGCTGCGAAGGAAACCAGGTGCCACTTAAAGGTGTGACCACAGCATCTTCTGGTTTGGGAATGGGAGGGATAGGacccccagctgctgcccaccccaTGGCCTGTATGGTGCCCTGTGTTTTGGGGCCATCACCCTATTCACTGCCATGACCAACATTTGGTTTCCAAGAGTCCTTCTGATTGCTAGATTGTTATGAATGGCCAAACCTCAATCACTTCCAGTGGAGACTTTCTCCAGGGAAACTGCTCTTGGAAATCTGCttgggaaagagaggagaagctgctgccatTTCTGATGCAAAAAATGGATTGTTATTCCAGGCAGCTCTGACAGTAATTGAGGTACCCTGAGCCAAACACTAAAATCTCTTCCTGTTAAGAATCACGCTTAAACCAGGTTTGCAGTTTGAAGGGCCAAAGCTTTTGAGGAAAGATCTCGCGGCACCAATGCATCGTGGAGCCCCAATGCAGCAGCAACCAGCAGAAAATTCTTCCAGTTTTCAGCTCAGCCAGGTCAAACTGAGCAGCACAAACATCCCCCCACCTTCAAACAGTGGCAGTTTCTGGACAGCAGCCTGTACAAGATAACCTCCTCTGCCAAGCCACCACCAAACGGCTGGGAGGGCAGCAAAGGAGCCGCGTGAGGAGCCGGGCAGCAGCCAGCGACACAGATCTAATCACCCACACATTTGCCCCAAATGTCTCCCTGCCAGGCAGTGACATTTCTGTGCTGTCTCAGCTCGCTCCTCCATCACCATGGCTACAGCAGCCGCCAATCCACGGGCGAGTCCTTCCCGAGTACCAACAAACCCTCTGGGAGATGCTACGAGAGCCAGCCCCTTTGGCAGGGAGACACTTTGGGGACCCCGGGACAATCCACAGCACCAaaaattcccctttttcttctttccccactcctttttattttctcttttttttttccttttatttatttttttttt
This genomic window contains:
- the LOC116448196 gene encoding cytochrome P450 4B1-like; translation: MASLLDNIARPSAVVLQLSVLLGVIFVLLKVLQFYRERKKLTKALEAFPGPPKHWLYGHNHLIHSENFLHQIVSWGEEYPYAFPRWFGPVLPSLVVHHPEYAKSILGRTDPKASLPYRFLIPWIGKGLLILEGSKWFQHRKMLTPAFHYDVLKSYVTLMSDSVKVMLDKWDKRIKERKSVELFQDVSLMTLDSIMKCAFSFNSNCQTQSNSHYYIRAVYDLSCLLNKRIQTFSFKDVFYDLTRKGREFQDACKLAHTHTDQVIQERKMLLSNERELEKIQKKRHLDFLDILLCSKDANGVGLSDEDLRAEVDTFMFEGHDTTASGISWLFYCMSLHPEHQQRCREEIQGILGDRDTIEWEDLGKMTYTTMCIKESLRLFPPVPGVSRQLSKPVTFPDGRSLPAGCQIGLNIFAIHRNRDVWEDPEVYDPLRFSPENSTQRHSHAFLPFSAGSRNCIGQQFAMNEMKVALALTLLHFELRPDPSKLPIMVPQIILRSSNGIHLHLKKIF